The sequence GACTTACTTCTCTATACTTCGACTTGCTTCTCTACACtgcttttttccttttttttttttctcccccACCGTGCACTCCCCTTTCCAGGGGTATTTTATAATGACCTTGacttttttctataaatcaAAAGCACGATTTTTTGGCGTTTTATCAGCTATTTATCACCTTTTTATCGGCTATTTATCACCTTTTTATCGGCTATTTATTGACTATTTATTGACTATTTATTGCCAATTTATTGCCAATTTATTGACTATTTATTGCCAATTTATTGCCAATTTATTGCTGATTTACTGGGTTTTCTATGCCCCCCTTCTGTGTTTACATTTTACCGTTATACGAAAAGGAGAAGAAGGGAATGAAAAGATTTTCTGCTATGTTAGTAGTGCATTCCGCCAAGTGTGCATATACATCTGTGTTATTccgcatgtacatataatattgcAGGGGAATGTATTCTTTTACactacattttatttatttatccaTCTACATATTTATCCATCTACATATTTATCCATCTACATATTTATCCATCTATTTTGTTAtctatctatttattttattttttttcacgAGAAAAAGGAGAAAGGGCAGactaaaaaaatgatgactCGGTCAGGTGaaacataagaaaaaaaaaattaataataattaaacaaaaaacgAATAGTCAAATAAGCAATAAACGAATAGTCAAATAAGCAATAAACGAATAGTCAAATAAGCAATAAACGAACAGTCAAATAAGCAATAAACGAATAGTCAAATAAGCAATAAACGAATAGTCAAATAAGCAATAAACGAATAGTCAAATAAGCAATAAACGAACAGTCAAATAAGCAATAAACGAATAGTCAAATAAGCAATAAACGAATAGtcaaataagcaaaaaaaggaataagcAAATGCAGAAAAGGCAAAACTGATCATATATTCGCGGACGGCTTAACATTTGCAGCAGTATGAGTGTGTACTTGAAGCGCAAATTCTTCAAAAAGCATAGAGGCTCGTCGAGCTACTTTTCGGACTTTTCCTTTGATAGTTATAAAAAAGGGAACAACTCaagtgaaaatataaattgcCTAAGTGACAGTGAGCACATATTATGTGTAAGACGTCCCGGCAGGAGGAGAATAAGGCATATCGCTGCTCCCTTTGAGATGGTAGAAAGAGAAGACGGATATAATTTTCTGAACGGGTCAGGTAAAACAAAGGCATGTGTTTACGGAAAATCCcaaaagagaaagaaaaaaaaaagaaaaaaaaaagtacgaAACGAAGCAAAACGAAGGGAATACAATTGgggaaataatttatttaacaaaagATACATGAAGGGGAAAATCTTTACTATATTCAGTTACGACTATATAGAAGTGCTCAAAAGAGTTCGGATAATGAAAAGGAATAACATGATTAACAGTGATAGGGTTAGAAGCGAGGAAAAAGTTTTGAACAGGCAAGGAAGTAGGACGAAGAAGAGAAAACGAAATAGTGCACAATGTAACAATATGGATAGTGTGGTCAGTGTGGTCAATCTGGACAATCAGGACGATGTGCACATCGAGGAGAAGGAGAAACTTGATATATGGAGAAAAATTGAAGCCGAGGAAATATCATTGTGCAGTCCTTTACTAATGAATGTACAAAGTGAGTATACATTgtgttcaaaaaaatataaaaagataagCATTGTTTATGTAAAGGAATATagtgaaagaaaaaataaatatatattaaagagaaaaattaaaaagatcTATAAATGCCCCAAAGAAACTGTATTTAACCCATTCTTCAATAGTTATATACGTTttgaaaatgtaataaagCTAGAAAAAGAATTAACACAACATTTAGTTcatcaaaatataattagtTTAGAATCATATTACTACTATGAAAACCAAATTGTTACTTTATACAAGTTCGGAGGTGTTTCACTTATGAAATGGAATAAACAAAAGAGAGTTTTCCAGCTCGAAGATATGCTTATAAAGACATGTGTAATAAATACAAGGAACAGAAAGGAGCTTGGATTTGTTAGAAACGATATTTTGACTTCAATGCACACCGATTGTTTTAATACCACCGAGGGAAATGAGGAGAGGAAAGAAGAGTGGAATGAAGAGGAGAAAGATGAGTGGAgtgaagaaaagaaaaacgagTGGAAGGAGGAGAAGAAAGACGAGTGGAAGGAGGAGAAGAAAGACGAGTGGAAGGAGGAGAAGAACGACGAGTACAAAAACGATAGAAAATATCTCCCCTCCGTTAACTGTGAAGAAGAGTGTACAGGTAACACTGCGAATACCCCTAAAGTTAAGGGTGTTAATTTGCATAGTAACAAAACTTACTATTTAGATAGGGGCGTAAAGGAAGTAGTAGCGGATGAAGGGACAGACACAGAGGATAAGCTAGAAGGTTTGAATAAATGGCGTGATGAATGGCCGATTGTACGGAGGGATAAGCGGCGCAAAAAAGGGAAGCGTATGCATGTGTACCCAGAGTACCTGATAGCCGAAATTTTAAGGCAGTTACTAAAGGTATGTCTTTTTCTATACGAACATAGGATATACCATAGTGATATCAAACCATCTAACATTGTagttaaaaatgtaaagaagGAGAACTTGAATACAATTTgttatagtaataaaaagaataagtggagtataaaaaaatttggaaaaattatgaacagaaATTTTCTTATCAAATTAATTGATTTTGAATATTCCCAAAAAGTGTATAATGAGAAAGCAAATATAGGAGGGACTACTTCACTTTTCAAACCATTAGaagattttaaaaaaaataaaataaatgtgtgTTCTAAGTTGGTATGGATTATCGGAATAACACTTTTTATCTTATCAACAGGTACACATCCTTTTTGTAATGTCAATAACgatgtgcatattttttttataattaaaagtaaaaaatttaatatacgTAAACGGTTCAAACGGTATAGCTATTTCTCTGACTCGTTTAAAGATTTACTTGAAAGAATGTTAAGGGTACAGGTTAATAAAAGGATATCATTCTTTGATATATTCATTCACCCATTTGTGTTATTTGGTTAGAAATAtcaaggggaaaaaaaaaaaaaaaaaaaaaaaattgaaagcaaataatataatagcaAACATTTCAGCAATAATTAACAGTGAAACAgcttacaaaaataaatccACGGAATGGTATCTTCCTTTGGAACAAAAATACATCCGCAGGATAATGCAGCGCCATCTGCTTGTAGAAGCCTTCATTGTATACAGAGATGTGCCTTTACGTTACATATACGCACACATAATgcgtgcatacatacatgcatatatacatacaaacactTGCACATACTTACTTATTTGTAACTATTCTTTTAAGAGTCATAACTCCACTTTGTGCGgctccttttttttcgtaaattaatttttttgtgccTGAATTTTGTTGCATTGTgctattttttatgatttgtGTTTTGTGTTTTGTGTTTtgtgttttaatttatttttattttttttctttatttttatttttttttttttttttttttttttttttttttttttttttttttttttatttttattttttttttttttttttatttttatttttttatttttttatttttattttattttttttttcatttgctCTCCCAGCCCATATTAAACATAATACCTTCCTTTACCATTTTCGAAACGCACATTTTTTTAGAGGACTTACAATTGTCGGCCTCTGGAAGAAGCAAGATTCTTCACTAAGGGGTGAAGTAGAAGGACTAGTAaagaagaaatgaaaaaaaaaaaaaaaaaaaaaaaaaaaaaaaaagggaaagaaACATCAAACGATAAAGTGGAAAAAGTAAAGCATAGTGCAAAACTTAACGTTTGAAGTATGACGAGGGTAGTACAACGTATAAagtgtaaaaataattaaaacagCTTTATTGTATTTCTACAGTATAAGGGAAGAAACTAGCCATTGAAGCAAATTTTATATGCAATGCGTACGATTACGTACCATTTCGTACAGCTAAGTTTCATctttgatttattttgtacATCTTCATTGATTCATTTGTGTTTCTTTTAGGATAgtacaattttttacttcAAGGCATTAAGCTTTGTAGCGTTATGCGTACagaacattatatataagtacacaTATGCGAATACACAGCATAAAGGTAGATATTTAGCGTACCAACAGAGTAGCTTTTTCGGGGATTatcattatgtatatattgcTTTCTCATACAGAAAGTAAATTTCTACCTTCACTGTAGTCGTTCTAGCTCTTGCATGTCTGTTTAAATGTATCTATATACACGTAATTCATAAAAGAAAGAGATCACCACAGCGCGAACGCAACGGGGGTACGTAGGGCACACGCGCATATAgatgtatgtttatatatgcgTATTCATTGAGGGGGTATAGTACTGTAGAAGCGTAGTACTGTAGTAGCGTAGTACTGTAGTAGCGTGGTACTGTAGTAGCGTAGTACTGTAGTAGCGTAGTACTGTAGTAGCGTAGTACTGTAGAAGCGTAGTACTGTAGCGTAGTACTGTAGTAGTACTGTAGTAGCGTAGTACTGTAGTAGCGTAGTACTGTAGTACTGTAGTAGCGTGGTACTGTAGAAGCGTAGTACTGTAGTAGCGTGGTACTGTAGTAGCGTAGTAGTAGTAGCGTAGTAGTAGCGTAGTACTGTAGTAGCGTAGTACGTAGTAGCGTAGTACTGTAGTAGTACGTAGTACGTAGTAGCGTAGTACTGTAGTAGCGTGGTACTGTAGTAGCGTGGTACTGTAGTAGCGTAGTACTGTAGTAGCGTAGTACTGTAGTACCATATTTCTGCAATAGTGCAAGGAGACGCTGCAGAATAAACGTGGAAGCAATAAAAGCGAAAGCATTGTACAACGAACACGTAAAAGGAACATATAAAACGAACTGGTAAGTCGAGTAAATCCTGGGTCCATGCCAAAAATAGCCCCACTAGTTATCTGTGGCCCATCTGGAGTAGGGAAAGGTACGCTTATAAAGATGCTCCTCAAAGATTTTCCATCTTCTTTTCGTTTTTCAGTGAGTTGTACAACTagaaaaaagagagaaaatGAAAGAGATGGAATagattactattttttaaataaagaagacTTTGAATTAAAGTTaaagcaaaatttttttttggagcATGATAATTAtgcaaataatttatatggaACATTAAAGAGTGAATATGACAAGGcagaaatggaaaataaaatatgtttatttgaaATGAATATTAACGGAGTTAAACAACTGAAGGAATGTAATTATGTTAGTAAcggaatatacatatttgtaaaacCACCCAATACTGATATACTATTAAgcagattaaaaaaaagaaataccgAGAATCccgaacaaataaataaaagaatgtaCGAATTAAATCGAGAACTAGATGAAGCTAATAACATAGACTTTAACATGTTCTTAGTAAATGACGATCTTACAAAAACGTATGAGCAGCTAAAGGAATATTTGATGCAATCCTATCAGCATTTGAGAAGCGGCAGCGGTTCGAGGTGATACTTAGCTATTAGATAACCACAACTTAGCCATTACGTAGTTATTACGAGGCCATTACTTAACCACAACTTAGCCATTACGTAGTCATTACAAGGCCATTACTTAACCACTACTTATCCATTCAGTGAACATGTTATGAGGTGCCAggggaaaatgaaaatataaccATCGATGAAAGcaatacgtatatatacatatttacatttacacCCGAACGTACGAACATATACGCATATCGCTAATTATAGAGCAAGTTTTACTAAAAGAAGTTTCATTCCtgtgtaatatatatgaccCACCCCCCTCGTTTATTTTGTAAGGAAACACAACGAAAAAATATCTGCTGAACGGTCTTTATTTTAAGATAAACTACGTGTAATAATAAGCgcgaacatatatatacatgcatgaACACATCCCAGCgtacgtacgtatgtgtatacgtacatacacgCATACGAGTACgtttgcttatatatatttgcctTTCTGTCCTGCTGTTTTCCTTCCTCCAGTATACTTTGATTAAACTCTTTTTTGCCTTGGTTGTTGGAATTATGCgcaagtaaaaatatttatgtttacatatgtacatatacatatatatagatatgtatataagtgGTTGATGGCACTcggtatttttttaaatttatatatatatatatatatatatatatatatatatatatgtacatatatatatatgtatatgtatgtgaatatgcatgtatgtattaatgtGTATGCATACATGTACCCCATTTCCGCGAGTActtgaaaaaggaaaaaaaggaaactacaaaaaaatgcaagaaaaaataagcttaaaaaattcaaaaataagTTCAAgcaaaaatgtttaaaaaataataaaaaatttgcagAAAAATTGCAGAAAAATTGCAGAAAAATtgacttaattttttccaaaaatacCGCaatattttgcaaaaaatgaaattaaagtTTCGGAAATAAAATTggaggaattttttttttttttttttttttttttttcttccatttttctTTGAGTTTTTCCTGCACTGTTCTTCCATTTTTCCTCCATTTTTCCTCCATTTTTCCTCCATTTTTCTTCCTATTTTTcttcctatttttttaaaacaaaagatggaaaagaaaaaagaaaatactataaaaatatcgCTTAACATAAATactaatacaaaaaatgaaaattatatcaatGCATATCCTGTAGGCAATGGCTATTCGAAGATTAAAGCAAATTCGAAGGAGGTTTCCGAAGCACTGTaagcaaataaataaaaaagtaaaatcaACGACTAGTGAAGATATGAtcttaataaaaagatatgaacgaaatgaatatatgaaaatagtaAACGTAATGCTCATCCAGTTcgtttatgaatatatagaGCATGTTCACCCAAGAGGAAAATTGCTATATGCAAAAAGATGAACTGCGTATTGTTATgaatgtatgcatatatttactccttgtaaaaaatttgctCTTGGCACAAGTGAACGCATTTAGTTGATATCTACTTGTGCAGATGCTTTGATTTTATTGTAGCCTggatacatatgtacaccagagttatttatgtattttatacaaTTCTTATGTCTTACGCGTACACTTCATATGACCTACACTTCCTGCAAttcttacattttttcatcactcatgttattctttttctttttatttttttcgcGTAGGAGCCTCATTGAAGATATCAGGGGAGGAGCTTTTCACTACAAGGACTTGCAAGAAATATACTTCATGAATGATACGGacctaataaaaattataaatgagATAAAGAATGTGGAGGAGAAGGTAAAGAACAATGTAGGCATCAAAAACATTAATAACAGTGTAAATATGAACGATCATAGCGGTATTCATAcgaatagtaataacaacgAAAACGTAAATATGATTAATGGAATTAGCAGTGgtattaataagaataatagtTTCAATTATAGCGATGACTATAGCCAAAATTGTAAATACAAGAATGGGAAGGGAGGGAATGTATTTATGCTCGAAAATGATGTAGATAAGGCATGCATAATAAGATTTCCATTAACTGTTgcaaatgaaataaaaaaatatttattaaaaaaaaatttggagCTAGAAATAGAACCAACGAGTTTATTAAATTCAAGATTTTtcttaattcattttaaaaatataaataagaaattttatGGTGTTTTACTTGAACTGTCCACACATATAGAAATACACAAAACGCTCGATAGAACCAACCTGTACAAAACAAATGACGTATCACAGATCATTTACGTGTATGATAAAGATGAGAAGCACAGTAGTAACCGCTGTAGTGGCAGTAACGTTTGTAGGGGTGATAATTGCCTGACCAATAGTAAACTTCTTGAACGGTTCATAAATAACAATTTCCAGTTGGACTGTGGAATTAACAGCAAAATtgataaatttcattttgaaaATCATGCAAAACTCTATAAATATCATGATATATACTTTGCCGAAAAACTTATATCTGACTATTTAAATGCTAACTATTATGACTATTATgatttatatgttaaaacATACAATGAGATGAATAATCATGTACGTATAGAACGAGAAAGTAATTTTAAACAAACAGAAATAGTTGATGAAGATACAAACTTATCCGATATATTAAATTCACTTGATAACACatgtaatattatgaatcaaatagaaaaagaaaaaggtgATATCACGTTTGAAACGTTATTAAATTATCAGATAGACAATGAGAATTACGAATCCGATGTTTCCGATTTGTTGCTAGGGGGCACCTATTACATGCGCAAGAAGAAGTGAATACCGAGCCGACTACTTGAGGAAGTGAAACAATTCCTCAGAAATACATTACGagttatattatgtacacgATCACACGTACACATGCAAATGCGTAcacat comes from Plasmodium malariae genome assembly, chromosome: 7 and encodes:
- the PmUG01_07040400 gene encoding serine/threonine protein kinase, putative, coding for MSVYLKRKFFKKHRGSSSYFSDFSFDSYKKGNNSSENINCLSDSEHILCVRRPGRRRIRHIAAPFEMVEREDGYNFLNGSGKTKACVYGKSQKRKKKKRKKKVRNEAKRREYNWGNNLFNKRYMKGKIFTIFSYDYIEVLKRVRIMKRNNMINSDRVRSEEKVLNRQGSRTKKRKRNSAQCNNMDSVVSVVNLDNQDDVHIEEKEKLDIWRKIEAEEISLCSPLLMNVQSEYTLCSKKYKKISIVYVKEYSERKNKYILKRKIKKIYKCPKETVFNPFFNSYIRFENVIKLEKELTQHLVHQNIISLESYYYYENQIVTLYKFGGVSLMKWNKQKRVFQLEDMLIKTCVINTRNRKELGFVRNDILTSMHTDCFNTTEGNEERKEEWNEEEKDEWSEEKKNEWKEEKKDEWKEEKKDEWKEEKNDEYKNDRKYLPSVNCEEECTGNTANTPKVKGVNLHSNKTYYLDRGVKEVVADEGTDTEDKLEGLNKWRDEWPIVRRDKRRKKGKRMHVYPEYLIAEILRQLLKVCLFLYEHRIYHSDIKPSNIVVKNVKKENLNTICYSNKKNKWSIKKFGKIMNRNFLIKLIDFEYSQKVYNEKANIGGTTSLFKPLEDFKKNKINVCSKLVWIIGITLFILSTGTHPFCNVNNDVHIFFIIKSKKFNIRKRFKRYSYFSDSFKDLLERMLRVQVNKRISFFDIFIHPFVLFG
- the GK gene encoding guanylate kinase, putative, which codes for MLLKDFPSSFRFSVSCTTRKKRENERDGIDYYFLNKEDFELKLKQNFFLEHDNYANNLYGTLKSEYDKAEMENKICLFEMNINGVKQLKECNYVSNGIYIFVKPPNTDILLSRLKKRNTENPEQINKRMYELNRELDEANNIDFNMFLVNDDLTKTYEQLKEYLMQSYQHLRSGSGSR
- the TAF7 gene encoding transcription initiation factor TFIID subunit 7, putative, which translates into the protein MEKKKENTIKISLNINTNTKNENYINAYPVGNGYSKIKANSKEVSEALSLIEDIRGGAFHYKDLQEIYFMNDTDLIKIINEIKNVEEKVKNNVGIKNINNSVNMNDHSGIHTNSNNNENVNMINGISSGINKNNSFNYSDDYSQNCKYKNGKGGNVFMLENDVDKACIIRFPLTVANEIKKYLLKKNLELEIEPTSLLNSRFFLIHFKNINKKFYGVLLELSTHIEIHKTLDRTNLYKTNDVSQIIYVYDKDEKHSSNRCSGSNVCRGDNCLTNSKLLERFINNNFQLDCGINSKIDKFHFENHAKLYKYHDIYFAEKLISDYLNANYYDYYDLYVKTYNEMNNHVRIERESNFKQTEIVDEDTNLSDILNSLDNTCNIMNQIEKEKGDITFETLLNYQIDNENYESDVSDLLLGGTYYMRKKK